Proteins found in one Kluyveromyces marxianus DMKU3-1042 DNA, complete genome, chromosome 2 genomic segment:
- the PSK2 gene encoding serine/threonine protein kinase PSK2, whose amino-acid sequence MPFIGASTNSDNGFQTLMDKISRAATPAPSPTPVSSISTSASISSTSNSGANMGMSTLSNNEDTTNGDTTTETDKKRLPTAAQLPDASFELRKSSTVSTVSSVGSSMVCSSIFTDSDMKELMRFPNSSTHAYSYNPLSPFSLSVRLSILKRSVEIMLNNPSLLDDSDPSCTYVHMKEQQNNQMQLPVAPKMLRNASSAALSAFFTTKNQQKRPDLRKGSSSTNVLHTTWEIGSHDDSENSSEATSRRSSLVSNLRSSISAQKLDSAAVASAAALVDFEEKKRNDLGQLLELLNKALENNKEDAASSLHKMSLFNINKLDIPSSPSHSTNDGEQPNSTSDTVIYDPHDLAIKKQLIESLAQPFHEAYNTREALMDERDLESKVEEYSKDPNALMAGNRILHTFTSQKNSSPKAIFTCSQQNPWKFRAANDLACLIFGISKNAMRALTLLDLIHSDSRNFVLDKLMSTEGQEQVFTGEIVGIKQPGHSSSSSGLIWSSIWAKRKNGLIVCVFEKVPCDYMDVLLNLDDYSVENIIGGEGLKYGIHGEPSKRTEQQTDDSGKKSVKFENDLPDVKSISESLWTLINDVKSGKITGPDDDLLPMPLRIVNALNEVRYFTLNFSEFNIPCAVSCSILDTELKMKIHSLPYQTGVFILNLHSYEMLSFNKSISKNMFGLHYAELVDKSIATVIPSFPAMISYIREKYPEWDIYLPSNRGLVLTEHFFRKIDCEMKGRPEDFYDSNGLDAVHRDGRFIKVDIQLRVISRDYMVLWITYSRDLFAKEYSSNPSQLKILNESDINVVTGTSSEASSKTPTQKISVADFKEMHDSLEKLSLSLEGSTVGSHMDSKVAQAKVVADDSSEDSPNDVPKDDLELTAKLEVAKRFHKDKSLFVKDENFKLDKELIANITSSSPTLRPEGSGSESSLKQLSNSSAPYEIGSMKHKKKFSDFIVLQKMGEGAYGKVDLCMHKKDRYIVVIKRIYKERILVDTWVRDRVLGTIPSEIQIMVTLNKKPHDNILQIRDFFEDDDYYYLETEMHGETGSIDLFDLIELKTNMTEYEAKLLFKQIASGIKHLHDNGIVHRDIKDENVIVDNKGFVKLIDFGSAAYVKSGPFDVFVGTIDYAAPEVLGGEPYEGKPQDVWAIGVLLYTIIYKENPFYNIDEILDGDLRIQSTHEVSAGCVNLIKKILNRSVAKRPTINEIVEDPWLAL is encoded by the coding sequence ATGCCTTTCATTGGGGCATCGACCAACTCGGATAACGGTTTCCAAACCCTGATGGACAAGATTTCAAGAGCAGCAACACCGGCTCCATCGCCAACTCCGGTGTCTAGTATCAGCACTTCTGCATCGATATCGTCAACATCCAACTCAGGTGCTAACATGGGTATGTCTACCCTGAGTAATAACGAAGATACAACAAATGGTGATACAACAACGGAAACAGATAAGAAAAGACTCCCGACAGCAGCTCAACTTCCAGATGCAAGCTTTGAGCTCAGGAAATCTTCTACTGTCTCGACGGTTTCCTCAGTTGGCTCCTCGATGGTCTGCTCATCCATATTCACCGATTCGGATATGAAAGAACTCATGCGATTCCCTAACTCTTCCACACATGCATACTCATATAATCCCTTATCGCCCTTTTCACTCTCGGTACGATTGTCCATTTTGAAGCGGTCAGTCGAGATTATGCTCAATAACCCTTCCCTTTTGGATGATTCTGATCCAAGCTGCACTTACGTTCACATGAAAGAACAGCAAAATAACCAAATGCAATTACCTGTGGCTCCAAAGATGCTGCGAAATGCCTCTTCTGCTGCACTATCTGCTTTTTTCACGACAAAGAATCAACAGAAAAGGCCAGACTTGAGAAAGGGCTCCTCTTCAACCAACGTTTTACATACCACTTGGGAAATTGGAAGTCACGATGATAGTGAGAATTCTAGCGAAGctacttcaagaagaagctccCTCGTTTCCAACTTACGCTCTTCTATATCTGCACAAAAACTTGACTCTGCAGCTGTTGCTTCGGCTGCTGCCCTAGTAGACTtcgaagagaaaaagagaaacgACTTGGGCCAACTCTTGGAGTTACTAAATAAAGCTCTAGAGAATAATAAGGAAGACGCTGCTTCAAGTCTTCATAAAATGTCacttttcaacatcaacaaacTAGATATACCATCAAGCCCAAGTCATTCCACAAATGATGGTGAACAACCAAACTCTACTTCAGATACCGTTATTTATGATCCTCACGATCTTGCCATTAAAAAGCAACTAATAGAAAGTTTAGCGCAACCGTTCCATGAGGCCTATAATACCAGAGAGGCTTTAATGGACGAAAGAGACCTTGAATCAAAAGTCGAAGAGTATTCTAAAGATCCAAACGCACTGATGGCAGGAAACAGAATCCTCCACACGTTTACCTCTCAGAAAAATTCTTCCCCGAAGGCCATCTTTACTTGTTCACAACAGAATCCCTGGAAGTTTAGAGCAGCTAATGATTTGGCATGTTTAATTTTTGGTATTTCCAAAAACGCTATGCGTGCCTTAACCTTGCTAGACTTAATCCACAGCGACAGCAgaaattttgttttagaTAAGTTGATGTCTACGGAAGGCCAGGAGCAAGTATTTACTGGTGAAATAGTCGGTATCAAACAACCTGGtcattcatcttcatcgtcagGGCTCATTTGGTCCTCTATATGGGCAAAGCGTAAAAATGGATTGATTGTATGTGTTTTCGAGAAAGTTCCGTGTGATTATATGGACGTGTTGTTAAACCTTGACGATTACAGTGTTGAAAACATCATTGGAGGTGAAGGTTTAAAATATGGTATTCATGGTGAACCCTCTAAACGTACGGAGCAACAGACTGATGATTCTGGTAAAAAATCTGTtaagtttgaaaatgaCCTACCGGATGTAAAATCCATCAGTGAATCCCTATGGACTCTAATCAATGACGTGAAATCTGGAAAAATTACCGGGCCTGATGatgatcttcttccaatgCCATTGCGAATCGTTAATGCGCTCAATGAGGTCAGATACTTCACcttgaatttttcagaaTTCAATATCCCATGTGCCGTATCATGTTCTATTTTGGATACGGAACTCAAAATGAAGATTCACTCCCTTCCGTATCAAACTGGTGTTTTTATCCTAAATTTACACTCTTACGAAATGCTCTCTTTCAACAAGTCAATCTCAAAGAACATGTTTGGTTTGCACTACGCCGAATTGGTGGATAAAAGCATCGCAACAGTTATTCCATCTTTCCCAGCTATGATATCTTACATCAGAGAAAAGTACCCAGAATGGGACATTTACCTGCCTTCAAACAGAGGATTGGTTCTAACCGAGCACTTCTTCAGAAAGATTGACTGCGAGATGAAAGGGAGACCAGAAGACTTTTATGATTCCAACGGATTGGATGCAGTCCATAGGGACGGTCGTTTCATAAAAGTTGATATTCAGCTTCGCGTTATTAGTAGGGATTACATGGTGTTGTGGATTACTTACTCAAGGGATTTATTCGCTAAAGAGTATTCGTCAAATCCTTCTCAGCTAAAGATTCTTAACGAAAGTGATATCAATGTCGTTACTGGTACTAGTTCGGAGGCATCATCCAAGACCCCAACGCAAAAAATATCGGTAGCTGATTTTAAGGAAATGCATGACTCACTGGAGAAGCTGTCTTTAAGTTTGGAAGGAAGTACAGTTGGTTCTCATATGGACAGTAAAGTGGCACAGGCGAAGGTAGTTGCTGACGACTCATCGGAAGATTCGCCAAACGATGTTCCTAAAGATGATCTAGAATTAACAGCCAAGTTGGAAGTAGCAAAAAGGTTTCATAAAGATAAATCCCTTTTTGTCAAAGACGAAAACTTCAAATTGGACAAGGAACTTATTGCCAACATTACATCTTCTTCCCCCACTTTACGTCCAGAGGGCAGTGGTTCTGAAAGCTCATTGAAGCAGTTGTCGAACTCGTCGGCTCCATATGAAATTGGGTCTATGAAGCACAAGAAAAAGTTCTCTGATTtcattgttcttcaaaaaatggGGGAAGGTGCATACGGTAAAGTTGATTTATGTATGCATAAAAAAGACAGATACATTGTTGTTATAAAGAGAATCTATAAGGAAAGGATCTTGGTGGATACATGGGTAAGAGATCGTGTTTTAGGTACAATCCCATCGGAAATTCAAATTATGGTCACACTAAACAAGAAACCCCACGATAATATATTGCAAATCAGAGATTTCTTTGAGGATGATGACTATTATTACCTTGAAACAGAAATGCATGGCGAAACAGGTTCAATCGATTTATTCGATTTAATTGAACTGAAGACAAATATGACAGAATATGAAGCAAAACTTTTATTCAAACAAATAGCATCGGGAATTAAGCACCTGCATGATAACGGAATCGTTCATAGGGATAttaaagatgaaaatgtTATCGTAGATAACAAAGGTTTCGTTAAGCTCATCGATTTTGGTTCTGCTGCTTATGTTAAAAGTGGACcttttgatgtttttgtCGGTACTATTGATTATGCTGCTCCTGAAGTTTTGGGAGGAGAACCCTATGAAGGAAAACCCCAGGATGTTTGGGCAATTGGTGTTTTACTTTACACTATAATATACAAAGAAAATCCATTTTATAACATTGATGAGATCTTAGATGGTGACTTAAGAATTCAATCTACTCACGAGGTTAGTGCTGGTTGTGTCAATttgattaaaaaaatacttAACAGATCAGTGGCCAAAAGACCAACTATAAATGAAATAGTGGAAGATCCATGGCTCGCATTATAA
- the LDS1 gene encoding Lds1p, whose protein sequence is MSFAGTLLCCGVGGLIFKYGDQKHEKVELPEEMGIQDYTIGFAQKQFSVVKGRFDDALKSILPGFSTPGLYLYPFRAYWEVLKTPEYWKSTIPIMILYGILYILVTVVYALSILPVYTPISVFLGPLGLLVAWVHMFLHTNMLTMMSIRMSQMNTFTMSQALKLRKIEQGVVASEIQTGTDQPVKYYYSVWSRYYLLNHLPWKMGEYLLGFVVLCVLLAFSAIPIVGPIGFNVLVSPVITRIYWAPYLRFRNVNNLEREQRFYKNFGHYTAFGATAALVESIPVVSAFAYAAHAIAICDWAQEEPLVLP, encoded by the coding sequence ATGTCTTTTGCTGGAACGTTGCTCTGTTGCGGCGTGGGTGGTCTTATCTTCAAGTATGGTGATCAAAAACACGAGAAGGTGGAGCTTCCTGAAGAAATGGGGATACAGGATTACACGATCGGGTTTGCGCAGAAACAGTTCAGCGTTGTGAAGGGACGGTTCGATGATGCACTCAAGAGTATTTTGCCTGGGTTTTCGACTCCGGGTCTCTACCTCTACCCATTTCGCGCGTACTGGGAGGTTTTGAAGACACCGGAGTACTGGAAATCTACTATTCCGATCATGATATTGTACGGAATTCTATACATTTTGGTGACTGTTGTGTATGCGTTGTCGATCTTGCCCGTTTACACGCCGATATCTGTGTTTTTGGGTCCCCTTGGGTTGCTTGTTGCGTGGGTGCACATGTTTTTGCACACCAACATGTTGACTATGATGTCGATCAGAATGTCTCAGATGAACACATTTACGATGTCTCAGGCGCTCAAATTGAGAAAAATAGAGCAGGGCGTTGTTGCAAGCGAGATCCAAACCGGAACGGACCAGCCGGTGAAGTACTACTACTCGGTGTGGTCCAGGTACTACTTGTTGAACCATCTTCCCTGGAAGATGGGCGAGTATCTGCTTGGTTTTGTAGTTCTTTGCGTACTCTTGGCCTTTTCGGCCATCCCCATTGTGGGTCCCATTGGGTTCAACGTTTTGGTCTCTCCCGTGATCACCAGGATATACTGGGCGCCCTACCTCAGGTTCAGGAACGTGAACAATTTGGAGAGGGAGCAGAGGTTCTACAAGAATTTTGGCCACTACACTGCTTTTGGAGCAACCGCTGCCCTAGTCGAGAGCATCCCAGTGGTGTCTGCCTTTGCATACGCTGCCCATGCTATTGCGATATGCGACTGGGCGCAAGAAGAGCCCTTGGTCTTGCCTTAG
- the TPD3 gene encoding protein phosphatase 2A structural subunit TPD3, protein MSENSNNNSSSKEDLYPLALLMDELKHDDISNRVEAMKKLDTIALALGTQRTRDELIPFLTEVAQDDEDEVFSVLAEKLGSFVPFIGGRKYATLLLPALEILASTEETLVREKAVTSLNEIAEQLSEEQLLHDFVPLIENLATNEWFSSKVSACGLFKAVFVRIQDDKFRKDLLSLFLQLIQDDTPMVRRAAGRNLPTLIDQLTEHPELSTDDEWDYISSMFQRLVNDTQDSVKFLAVDVLISILKFFNMKQDFTHTKDLLQSSIQLIGDEAWRVRYMAADRFEELASQFTSNPQLINELLEPFLALCQDNESDVRKAIAKQIPGYAKLINDPSVVLNRIIPAVQNLSIDETESVRASLALEITNLAPLLPKQDAMDSLVPILLHMLKDEFPDVRLNIIAKLKVVNESVGISFLSENLLPAITELAKDVNWRVRLAIIEYIPLLAEQLGLEFFDSKLSDLCLSWLYDGVYSIRSAAISNLNKLTEIFGSDWARDEIITRLLKSDNQLLKNFNYRITLLFALTGLVPVVDTDVIVEKILPFVNHLSTDNVPNIRFNVAKFYAVAVEALTKDTKDKHIELINKTVIPTLEKLCQDPDVDVRYFSEQSLEQCKSFLS, encoded by the coding sequence ATGAGCGagaatagtaataataatagcagcagcaaagaGGATCTTTATCCGTTGGCATTGCTTATGGATGAATTGAAGCATGATGACATTTCGAACCGGGTGGAAGCTATGAAGAAGCTTGATACTATAGCATTGGCTTTGGGAACACAGAGGACGCGTGACGAGTTAATTCCTTTTTTGACGGAGGTGGCACAGgacgatgaagacgaagTTTTTTCTGTCTTGGCCGAGAAATTAGGGTCATTCGTTCCATTTATAGGTGGAAGGAAGTACGCTACGCTGCTTCTACCAGCGTTGGAGATCCTAGCGTCTACCGAAGAGACTTTGGTGAGAGAGAAAGCTGttacttctttgaatgaGATTGCAGAGCAGTTGAGCGAAGAGCAATTACTGCATGACTTTGTACCCTTGATCGAAAATTTAGCTACCAATGAGTGGTTCTCATCTAAGGTCTCAGCATGTGGGTTGTTCAAGGCTGTTTTTGTTAGAATTCAGGATGACAAGTTCAGAAAGGATTTGCTATCACTATTTTTGCAATTGATTCAAGATGATACTCCAATGGTTAGAAGAGCTGCAGGCAGAAATTTACCCACCCTTATTGACCAATTGACTGAACATCCAGAACTTTCTACCGATGATGAGTGGGACTACATTTCTAGCATGTTTCAAAGGTTGGTTAACGATACTCAAGACTCTGTCAAATTTTTGGCCGTTGATGTGCTGATTTCAATtttgaagttcttcaacatgAAACAAGACTTCACACATACGAAGGACTTGTTGCAGTCTTCGATTCAATTAATTGGGGATGAGGCATGGAGAGTTCGTTACATGGCTGCTGACAGGTTCGAAGAACTAGCTTCTCAATTCACCTCAAACCCTCAGCTTATTAATGAGTTGTTGGAGCCTTTCCTAGCGTTGTGCCAAGATAACGAAAGTGATGTTAGAAAGGCAATTGCAAAGCAGATTCCTGGATACGCCAAACTTATTAATGACCCATCTGTTGTATTGAACAGAATTATACCTGCAGTGCAAAACCTCAGTATTGATGAAACCGAATCAGTAAGGGCGTCACTAGCTCTAGAAATCACAAACCTTGCACCATTATTACCAAAACAGGATGCAATGGATAGTTTGGTTCCTATTCTTCTACACATGTTGAAAGATGAATTCCCTGACGTTCGTCTAAACATCATTGCCAAATTGAAGGTTGTTAATGAGTCTGTCGGAATTAGTTTCCTATCAGAGAATTTGCTTCCTGCAATTACAGAACTTGCTAAGGACGTAAATTGGCGTGTCAGATTAGCAATTATCGAATATATACCTCTTCTGGCCGAACAATTAGGACTGGAGTTTTTCGATTCCAAATTAAGTGATTTATGCTTATCATGGTTGTACGACGGCGTTTACTCTATTAGAAGTGCTGCTATCTCCAACCTTAACAAACTAACAGAAATTTTTGGTTCCGATTGGGCTCGTGACGAGATTATAACTCGTTTATTGAAGTCCGATAACCAACTGTTAAAAAATTTTAACTACAGAATTACTCTACTATTTGCATTGACTGGATTGGTTCCTGTAGTTGATACCGACGTTATTGTGGAAAAAATCTTGCCATTTGTGAACCACCTTTCTACTGATAATGTTCCAAACATCAGATTTAATGTTGCAAAATTCTATGCTGTGGCTGTAGAAGCCTTGACCAAGGATACTAAAGACAAACACATAGAACTTATCAACAAAACTGTCATTCCAACTCTTGAAAAACTATGTCAAGACCCAGATGTTGATGTTAGGTATTTCTCTGAACAAAGTTTGGAACAGTGTAAATCGTTTTTGTCATGA
- the NTG2 gene encoding endonuclease III domain-containing protein, translating to MGSLKRPRVKIEVEIETVSKYFKQEQKDGLVKRENEHGLGIQDVDIDSIKRMGAREYFKYINRFTKDDISGEKLKIEDNPNIPANFIPIYSQVRLMRSLIKTPVDSVGCAMLPITINSTFGIEQEKMKPKNYRLQLLISLMLSSQTKDETNAKAMHNLMEYCIEELGDPEGITLDALLKCDEKNLDNEIHSVGFHTRKASYIKKAAVMLRDQFDGDVPTTIEGFISLPGVGPKMGYLALQKSWAKIDGIGVDVHVDRLAKMWGWVDSKLCKTPEHTRKQLETWLPKSLWYEINPVLVGFGQVLCMPRGKKCNLCLVKDICPGVDKKLLKRIKETQLDDDPVKDSIRGDYSELVSFLKEQKKQSKEE from the coding sequence ATGGGATCACTGAAAAGGCCGAGAGTCAAAATCGAGGTAGAGATTGAAACTGTTTCTAAATACTTCAAACAAGAGCAAAAGGATGGATTAGTAAAACGTGAGAACGAACACGGACTTGGGATTCAGGATGTCGATATTGATTCTATAAAGAGAATGGGCGCCCGGGAATATTTCAAGTACATTAATAGATTTACGAAAGATGATATATCTGgtgaaaagttgaagatAGAGGATAATCCAAATATCCCTGCGAATTTTATACCAATTTATTCCCAAGTCAGGCTAATGAGATCATTGATTAAGACGCCTGTGGATAGCGTTGGGTGTGCAATGTTACCAATAACAATTAACAGTACTTTTGGAATAGAGCAGGAAAAGATGAAGCCAAAAAACTACAGATTGCAGCTCCTGATATCGTTAATGTTGTCTTCGCAAACGAAGGACGAAACGAATGCCAAGGCCATGCATAACTTAATGGAGTATTgtattgaagaattggGTGATCCAGAAGGCATAACATTGGACGCATTACTTAAATGTGACGAAAAAAATCTTGATAATGAAATACATAGTGTGGGTTTCCACACAAGAAAGGCATCCTATATAAAAAAGGCAGCAGTCATGCTTCGAGACCAGTTTGATGGGGACGTTCCAACTACTATTGAGGGATTTATCTCACTTCCAGGTGTAGGGCCTAAAATGGGATATTTGGCTTTACAAAAATCTTGGGCTAAGATTGATGGTATTGGTGTTGATGTTCATGTTGATAGACTAGCCAAAATGTGGGGATGGGTTGATTCGAAATTATGTAAGACTCCAGAGCACACAAGGAAACAGTTAGAGACGTGGCTACCGAAATCCTTATGGTATGAAATTAATCCAGTATTAGTTGGTTTTGGCCAAGTATTGTGTATGCCAAGGGGTAAAAAGTGTAACCTATGTTTGGTCAAGGACATATGTCCGGGGGTTGATAAAAAGCTTTTAAAACGAATTAAGGAAACGCAACTTGATGATGATCCTGTCAAGGACAGTATTCGTGGTGACTACTCTGAGTTGGTATCATTCTtaaaggaacaaaaaaaacaaagtaaGGAGGAGTAg
- the PEX15 gene encoding Pex15p: MTQKSVRFAKTKKLDQLLDDSRFRIESEPIDEERLNAQECLDLFVKGDLKGCIELMYLNGLLSDEKMGNSMESWQLMMDCISQLENVSLLGTSIERTLTQWFSQEHELQRLVMKQPLNEQLNTMYQFYYSSLRFWKQNMKRYYEHIDAISISCRELVLQTSRRCTTPQEIQQLAQLLDFLIFDVQVDTLKKAVNLSMYTRFCQLDNQLESKFKNNKLETASTDIDAYFRQKIQFRMPKQKQKKTIIPVKSPNITTLSSHTDPKFNSTQSETLQKNPEKGIIQSSFMVPILRQIRRYIPNWSPHFVASIILFAISVILPVARRSVTFNVLWKHSKDKVATALTLLTNVLNTLASL; the protein is encoded by the coding sequence ATGACCCAAAAGAGCGTACGCTTCGCTAAAACGAAGAAACTCGATCAATTACTTGATGATAGTCGCTTTAGGATTGAGTCAGAGCCTATTGACGAAGAAAGGTTGAACGCTCAAGAATGCCTTGATCTATTTGTGAAAGGTGATTTAAAGGGCTGCATTGAGCTAATGTACCTCAATGGACTTCTTTCGGATGAAAAAATGGGCAACTCGATGGAATCATGGCAATTAATGATGGATTGTATTAGTCAACTTGAAAATGTGTCGTTGTTGGGTACAAGTATTGAGAGGACGTTAACACAGTGGTTTAGTCAAGAACATGAGCTTCAAAGGTTGGTCATGAAACAACCTTTGAATGAGCAGTTGAATACTATGTATCAATTTTACTACTCTTCGTTAAGATtttggaaacaaaatatgaAAAGGTATTACGAACACATCGACGCAATTTCAATTTCCTGCAGAGAGTTAGTGTTACAGACTTCTAGAAGATGCACAACACCTCAAGAAATCCAACAACTCGCACAGCTACTCGATTTTCTAATATTTGACGTGCAAGTCgatactttgaagaaagcgGTAAATTTGTCAATGTACACTCGCTTTTGCCAGTTAGACAACCAGTTGGAATCcaaattcaagaacaacaaattAGAAACAGCATCAACAGATATAGACGCTTATTTCAGACAGAAAATACAATTCAGAATGccaaaacagaaacaaaaaaagacaatAATACCTGTGAAATCCCCTAATATTACAACATTGTCATCTCATACAGATCCCAAATTCAATTCTACCCAAAGTGAGACCCTTCAGAAAAACCCAGAAAAAGGAATTATACAGTCATCTTTTATGGTTCCAATTCTACGACAAATAAGAAGGTATATACCCAATTGGTCGCCTCATTTCGTCGCCTCAATTATCCTCTTTGCCATTTCCGTAATTCTTCCAGTTGCAAGAAGATCTGTAACTTTTAACGTATTATGGAAACATAGCAAAGACAAAGTCGCAACTGCATTGACACTACTAACAAATGTATTAAATACTCTAGCATCACTGTGA
- the MUP1 gene encoding low-affinity methionine permease, producing MVTSERSELGEHIEMQDLFLVNSRDGQNHHKLDTYHTISLIINRIIGTGIFSTPALIFTLCQQSIGISIVLWMLGGIFTFAGLSVYLEFGLKIPKSGGEKNYLSRTLPTPKHLIECVYAFTIVLLGFSSGNSYAFGKYIIYVLGLNSQLSDSIIDKLSRYIGSAVVISCTLWHIYFPTGAKKSILYLGFVKVLILASIVLLGLVAIIAPSVIEPHWDNFENSFSHGSQSIDWYSISVALLQVIYSFKGWENANYVLEELEDPHKTLMIAAPVSVGLTTFLYIAIVISYYIVIPKDEISNTGILISGVFFEKIFEKYSKSLAAQIVSRFLPFCITLSNYGNVMAVSFSNARVNQELAKEGIFPFTHIFSKLNYALFLHCFVTILVLIIPPNGNVYQLIIDLYAYPSGWFNLIIGVGLVYMHWTNNDNWNDIPTPWTSWYVLTGIFIVSNLFLAVVPFVPPNGSVENDGYAYWVFPVSGIAVMAVGAVYWYFFVKKNYSEYTVALNSEDYEVYNE from the coding sequence ATGGTCACTTCTGAAAGGTCAGAACTGGGTGAACATATCGAAATGCAAGATCTATTCCTGGTGAATAGCAGAGATGGCCAAAATCATCATAAATTGGACACATATCATACTATATCGTTGATCATCAACAGAATTATTGGTACTGGTATATTTAGTACGCCTGCATTGATTTTCACACTTTGTCAGCAATCGATCGGTATATCGATTGTTCTATGGATGCTTGGTGGTATCTTCACATTTGCCGGCTTAAGTGTCTATTTAGAATTTGGATTAAAGATACCGAAATCAGGTGGTGAAAAGAACTATTTGAGCAGGACTCTACCTACACCTAAGCATCTAATCGAATGTGTGTATGCATTCACAATTGTCCTATTGGGTTTCAGCTCTGGTAATTCATATGCATTCGGGAAGTATATCATATACGTTCTCGGCCTTAATTCACAACTCTCGGATTCCATAATTGATAAATTATCTCGTTACATTGGTTCTGCAGTAGTGATAAGTTGTACTTTGTGGCACATATACTTTCCAACAGGTGCGAAGAAAAGCATTCTATATCTTGGGTTCGTTAAAGTCCTTATTCTTGCAAGCATTGTGTTATTAGGCTTGGTTGCAATAATCGCCCCAAGTGTAATTGAACCCCATTGGGACAATTTCGAAAACTCTTTCAGTCACGGCTCTCAGTCAATTGACTGGTATTCAATTTCGGTAGCCTTATTACAGGTTATTTACTCTTTTAAAGGATGGGAAAATGCTAATTATGTATTAGAAGAACTCGAGGATCCTCATAAAACTCTAATGATTGCAGCACCAGTATCGGTTGGTCTTACAACTTTCCTATATATTGCAATAGTGATCTCGTACTACATTGTAATCCCCAAAGatgaaatatcaaatacgGGTATCCTCATAAGtggtgttttctttgagaaAATTTTTGAGAAATACTCAAAATCTTTGGCGGCACAGATTGTTTCACGCTTTTTACCCTTCTGCATAACACTTTCAAATTATGGTAACGTTATGGCCGTTAGTTTCTCAAATGCCAGAGTAAACCAAGAACTTGCTAAAGAAGGAATTTTCCCCTTTACGCATATTTTCAGTAAATTAAACTACGCTCTATTTTTACACTGCTTTGTCACTATTTTGGTCCTCATAATTCCACCAAATGGTAACGTTTATCAATTAATTATTGATCTTTACGCGTATCCAAGTGGTTGGTTCAATCTAATTATCGGAGTTGGGTTGGTATATATGCATTGGACAAATAATGACAATTGGAATGATATCCCGACACCATGGACAAGTTGGTATGTATTGACGGGAATATTTATTGTCTCTAATCTTTTCTTGGCTGTCGTTCCATTCGTACCGCCAAATGGAAGTGTGGAAAATGACGGCTATGCATATTGGGTTTTCCCAGTTAGTGGAATAGCAGTTATGGCGGTTGGTGCTGTCTACTGGTATTTCTTtgtgaaaaagaattattCAGAGTATACTGTAGCTTTAAACTCTGAAGATTATGAAGTCTATAAtgaataa